AGAATAATGCATACCATTCCTTTCAATCTTCAATTACAGCAACGGCTCTCCATCACCTCTGACCAACTCTCAGAATTTTGTCAGCGTCGGCAGATTCGCGAACTGGCTCTCTTTGGTTCCGTTTTACGTGATGACTTCCACGCCAATAGCGACATCGATATGCTGGTTACCTTTCAACCCAATGCCAAAGTTAGCCTTCTGGATTTGGTTGATATGCAGTATGAGCTAGAAGAC
This window of the Cyanobacteriota bacterium genome carries:
- a CDS encoding nucleotidyltransferase family protein, whose amino-acid sequence is MHTIPFNLQLQQRLSITSDQLSEFCQRRQIRELALFGSVLRDDFHANSDIDMLVTFQPNAKVSLLDLVDMQYELEDLCHRKVDLLTKKSVETSPNWIRRKEILSTARVIYES